Proteins from a genomic interval of Anatilimnocola floriformis:
- a CDS encoding ThuA domain-containing protein, protein MRSLLSFLALCLFATTAFAAEKGIFDYEGQKAAGEKVKKIIFIADAGTHGPRGNHEFMAASILFARTLNEVYPDVHAVVHSTRNWPTDVAHADAFVVSLNHGQKAATDPNIAAAVRKGAGFMAIHFGVEVNKGDAGDNYTRWMGGYFETFWSVNPWWTPEFKEIPEHALTRGVKPFSVKDEWYYHMRYKDGMAGVTPILSAVAPLSTVRKEPSDRGGNAAVFEEVSAGKPQVMAWAYEREDGGRGFGFTGMHNHSNLGDNNFRTLLLNGCAWVTKLEIPKDGVPSQPLDKDALEKLIDEAQKAIAEKK, encoded by the coding sequence ATGAGATCGCTACTTTCCTTCCTGGCTCTTTGCCTCTTCGCCACAACAGCGTTCGCCGCCGAAAAAGGGATCTTCGATTACGAAGGCCAAAAAGCCGCTGGCGAGAAGGTGAAGAAAATCATCTTCATCGCCGACGCCGGCACGCATGGGCCGCGCGGCAATCATGAGTTCATGGCCGCGTCGATTTTGTTTGCCCGTACGCTCAACGAGGTTTATCCCGACGTGCATGCGGTTGTGCATTCGACGCGCAACTGGCCGACCGATGTCGCGCATGCCGATGCATTTGTGGTTTCGCTCAACCATGGTCAAAAGGCCGCGACCGATCCGAACATTGCCGCGGCGGTGCGCAAGGGCGCTGGCTTCATGGCGATTCACTTCGGCGTCGAGGTGAACAAGGGAGACGCCGGCGATAACTACACGCGCTGGATGGGTGGTTACTTCGAAACGTTCTGGTCGGTGAATCCGTGGTGGACGCCAGAGTTCAAGGAGATCCCCGAGCACGCACTAACGCGCGGCGTGAAGCCCTTCAGCGTGAAGGACGAATGGTACTACCACATGCGTTACAAAGACGGCATGGCCGGCGTTACGCCGATTCTCTCGGCCGTGGCTCCGCTCAGCACCGTGCGCAAGGAACCGAGCGATCGCGGCGGCAACGCGGCCGTGTTCGAAGAAGTTTCGGCCGGCAAACCGCAGGTTATGGCCTGGGCGTATGAGCGCGAGGACGGCGGCCGCGGCTTCGGCTTCACCGGCATGCACAACCACTCGAATCTCGGCGATAACAACTTCCGCACGTTGCTGCTCAACGGCTGCGCTTGGGTTACGAAACTCGAGATCCCCAAGGACGGCGTGCCGTCGCAGCCGCTCGATAAAGACGCGCTCGAAAAGCTGATCGACGAAGCTCAAAAGGCGATCGCAGAAAAGAAGTAG
- a CDS encoding type II toxin-antitoxin system VapC family toxin: MIYLPDTNVCVAFLRRRSLKLIGRWQATPAQNIVLSSVIVYELRYGAERSADPAREHAKLDKFLAPYASLPFDDLTGQHCATIRCQLERSGQVIGPHDLQIAATALQHQLILVTHNGQEFRRVPGLTCEDWEP; the protein is encoded by the coding sequence ATGATCTACCTTCCAGATACAAATGTTTGCGTTGCCTTTCTACGTCGACGCAGTCTGAAACTCATCGGTCGCTGGCAAGCCACGCCCGCGCAGAACATTGTGTTGAGTTCTGTGATCGTCTACGAGCTTCGCTATGGGGCGGAACGAAGCGCTGATCCTGCGCGCGAACATGCAAAACTTGACAAGTTCCTTGCGCCCTACGCCTCACTTCCCTTTGATGATTTGACGGGACAGCACTGCGCAACGATTCGGTGTCAGCTCGAAAGGTCTGGCCAAGTAATTGGGCCACATGACCTGCAAATCGCCGCAACTGCCTTGCAGCATCAACTAATTCTTGTCACTCACAATGGTCAAGAATTTCGCCGCGTTCCTGGTCTCACTTGTGAAGATTGGGAACCCTAA
- a CDS encoding acyltransferase family protein: MKTIAEPLPASSLPTSPRLASIDAYRGFVMLLMMAEVLHLSKIAAALPDSQFWKFLAWHQTHVPWAGCTLHDLIQPSFSFLVGVAMPFSIAARQLKGDTTGRMFGHAVWRALLLILLGVFLRSMNKSQTYWTFEDTLSQIGLGYVPLFLLAFARERWQWVALVVIVVGYWLAFVLYPLPPADFDYTTVGVNPDWRFHYDGLAAHWNKNTNLAMGFERWWLNLFPREKPFAFHPGGYATLSFIPTLGTMILGLLAGNWLRRDWPTSRKIGAMLIAGGVLLALGLIAHETGICPAVKRIWTPSWTLYSGGWCFVLLAGFYTIIDVANFKSWSYPLRVIGVNSIAAYVLAHGPDQFFRKSLQIHIGPDVFLVFGPAYEPLVSGGLVLFILWLILLWMDRRRIYLKI; the protein is encoded by the coding sequence ATGAAGACCATCGCTGAACCACTGCCGGCGAGCTCACTACCCACAAGCCCGCGGCTGGCGTCGATCGATGCGTATCGCGGCTTCGTCATGCTGCTAATGATGGCCGAGGTTCTTCACCTTTCCAAAATTGCCGCGGCTTTGCCGGACAGCCAGTTCTGGAAGTTTCTCGCCTGGCATCAAACGCACGTGCCGTGGGCTGGTTGCACGCTGCACGATTTGATTCAGCCGTCATTCTCATTCCTCGTCGGCGTGGCGATGCCCTTTTCCATCGCAGCCCGACAACTGAAGGGCGATACGACCGGTCGAATGTTTGGCCACGCCGTGTGGCGAGCGCTGCTGCTCATTTTGCTCGGCGTGTTTCTCCGCTCGATGAACAAATCGCAGACCTACTGGACCTTCGAGGACACGCTCTCGCAGATCGGGCTCGGTTACGTGCCGCTGTTCCTGCTGGCCTTTGCGCGCGAGCGTTGGCAGTGGGTTGCACTCGTCGTCATCGTTGTGGGCTATTGGCTGGCGTTTGTTTTGTATCCGCTGCCGCCGGCGGATTTCGATTACACGACGGTCGGCGTCAATCCGGATTGGCGTTTTCACTACGACGGACTCGCGGCGCATTGGAATAAGAACACGAACCTCGCGATGGGTTTCGAGCGGTGGTGGCTGAACTTGTTCCCGCGCGAAAAGCCGTTCGCGTTTCATCCCGGCGGTTATGCCACGCTCAGCTTCATTCCGACGCTCGGCACGATGATTCTTGGGCTCCTCGCCGGCAACTGGCTGCGACGCGATTGGCCCACCTCGCGCAAGATCGGCGCGATGTTGATCGCCGGCGGCGTGCTGCTCGCCCTCGGTTTGATTGCTCACGAAACCGGCATTTGCCCGGCCGTTAAACGAATCTGGACTCCCTCGTGGACTCTCTACAGCGGCGGCTGGTGTTTCGTTCTGCTCGCTGGTTTCTACACGATCATCGACGTCGCAAATTTCAAATCGTGGTCCTATCCACTACGCGTCATCGGCGTGAACAGCATCGCCGCGTACGTTCTCGCGCACGGCCCTGACCAATTCTTTCGCAAGTCGCTGCAAATCCATATCGGGCCAGACGTATTTCTAGTCTTCGGCCCGGCTTACGAACCACTCGTCAGCGGCGGCCTGGTGCTGTTCATCCTCTGGCTGATTCTGCTGTGGATGGATCGGCGGCGGATTTATTTGAAGATCTGA
- a CDS encoding universal stress protein: MKAKKILLPVDFSTAGEAALQMATMLARDSGATLIVLHVEEPPMAYGGGEMYYGLVEPDQKELMRMLHEVKPADPAIPVIYRLVTGDPATSVVQAAEEENADFIVVGSHGRTGLGRLLMGSVAESIVRKAQCPVVTVKAPHKAPAK, encoded by the coding sequence ATGAAGGCGAAAAAAATCCTACTGCCGGTCGATTTTTCAACGGCAGGCGAAGCCGCGTTGCAGATGGCGACGATGTTGGCACGCGATAGCGGCGCGACGCTCATCGTGCTGCACGTCGAAGAGCCGCCGATGGCCTATGGCGGCGGCGAAATGTATTACGGCCTCGTCGAGCCCGATCAGAAAGAGCTGATGCGGATGCTGCACGAGGTGAAGCCCGCCGATCCGGCGATCCCGGTGATCTATCGTCTGGTGACCGGCGATCCGGCCACCTCGGTGGTGCAAGCCGCCGAAGAAGAAAACGCCGACTTCATCGTGGTCGGTTCGCACGGCCGTACGGGCCTCGGTCGCCTACTGATGGGAAGCGTGGCCGAATCGATTGTGCGAAAAGCTCAGTGTCCAGTCGTGACTGTGAAAGCGCCGCACAAAGCACCGGCGAAATAA
- a CDS encoding redoxin domain-containing protein: protein MNRALFLRWSLLTTCSLALALDGSLRAQEPTDKPAGVKAEEKKPEEAKAEEKKPEEKKDDEKKSDEKKPEEKKDDSKPEEKSDEKKAEEKPAPNGPLPGQSHHGEVFNEGPRQKAYLMPGMPKIVFPVTTKNPEAAAFVLQGIGQVHGFWYYEAERSFRQAAFLDKDCAIAYWGLAMANIDNSTRAKKFMAECVKHKAGVSEHELMYIDALDAWFKADNNKKKERNESYTRALEKILYKYPDDLEARSFLALQLWKNRDSGLPISSFLAVDALNDQVFLKNPLHPAHHYRIHLWDNERSENALASAALCGQSSPGIAHMWHMPGHIYSKVRRYDDACYQQEASARVDHAHMMRDRVLPDQIHNFAHNNEWLIRNLIHTGRMRDAVDLAQNMVSLPRHPKYNTVDKGSSALGRARLWDALTKFELWDELLALTETPYLDATDKEAEQQKRQRMIITALYRTGQIAHADALHVAIQQQLDDLLEDQTKAAADAETKAKDEKKSEADIKKVVEGAKKGLDNKINPLKKMVEEFQGHQAVAAGDFKAGLELLKKAGNQDAAYIAWLQLKAGNADEAIKAAVANVSSHKNEVLPLMQLCEIQQAADKIEDAKKTFAELRGISGQIDASAPVFQRFAATAKALGQEGDWRIVKAPKADTGNRPSLDSLGPFRWSPSPALDWHLKDANGKEHALADYRGKPVVVLFFLGSGCLHCAEQIKEFGKLNSQFAAAGINIVGISSDDEAGLKTSIDNYGNEPLPFQLLTDAKFDAFHAYRCFDDFENLPLHGAFLIDGQGLVRWQDISYEPFKDAKFLLGESQRLLKQAIPTVEAKPVTPPMARLQREGEAPAEPLMVESPAQAAVAFNHGSAGASPSLCDTKPYQSVGFVEFPKDIEIGAVSAVAIGKDDEIYVLQRGEVPLLAFDKEGKFLRGWGQGLFKLPHGLRVDREGNIWTTDNANHVLRQFTREGKLVGTLGQEGKGVGGETGFKAPDDLVFDSAGNFYVADAGNSRIVKLSPEGKFLSAWGKKGKGEGEFATAHGLAIDSKDRIYVADRGNKRVQIFDAAGKYVDSWTFGGNAFGLIVIGQELLASEGDQHQIYHLDTTGKTVATWGNPKELLLPHLMAQDSRGRLYVSEVNGKRVQIFERK, encoded by the coding sequence ATGAACCGCGCTCTATTTCTGCGTTGGTCGCTGCTGACGACTTGTTCCCTGGCGCTGGCCCTTGATGGTTCGCTCCGCGCGCAAGAACCAACCGACAAGCCCGCTGGAGTGAAGGCGGAAGAAAAGAAACCGGAAGAAGCCAAGGCCGAAGAAAAGAAGCCAGAGGAGAAGAAGGACGACGAGAAAAAGTCGGACGAAAAGAAACCTGAAGAGAAAAAAGACGATTCCAAACCGGAAGAAAAGTCGGACGAAAAGAAGGCCGAGGAAAAGCCCGCGCCGAATGGTCCGCTGCCGGGGCAATCACACCATGGCGAAGTCTTCAACGAAGGGCCGCGGCAAAAAGCCTATTTGATGCCGGGCATGCCGAAGATCGTCTTTCCGGTGACGACCAAAAATCCCGAAGCCGCGGCCTTCGTGCTGCAGGGCATCGGACAGGTACACGGCTTTTGGTACTACGAAGCCGAGCGTTCTTTCCGCCAGGCGGCGTTCCTCGATAAGGACTGCGCCATCGCCTACTGGGGCCTGGCCATGGCGAACATCGACAACTCCACCCGCGCCAAGAAGTTCATGGCCGAGTGCGTCAAGCACAAAGCGGGCGTGAGCGAGCACGAGCTGATGTATATCGATGCTCTCGATGCCTGGTTCAAAGCCGACAACAACAAAAAGAAAGAACGGAACGAGTCGTATACTCGCGCGCTCGAAAAGATCCTCTACAAGTATCCAGACGATCTCGAGGCCCGCAGTTTTCTCGCGCTACAACTCTGGAAGAACCGCGACTCCGGCCTGCCGATCAGCAGCTTCCTGGCGGTCGACGCGCTCAACGATCAGGTCTTTTTGAAGAACCCACTTCATCCCGCGCACCACTATCGCATTCACCTGTGGGACAACGAACGCTCGGAAAACGCTCTCGCCTCGGCGGCCCTCTGCGGTCAATCGTCGCCGGGCATCGCCCACATGTGGCACATGCCGGGGCATATCTACAGCAAGGTTCGTCGCTACGACGATGCTTGTTATCAGCAAGAAGCCTCGGCCCGCGTCGATCACGCTCACATGATGCGCGACCGCGTGTTGCCCGATCAGATTCACAATTTCGCCCATAACAACGAATGGCTGATCCGCAACTTGATTCACACCGGCCGCATGCGTGACGCGGTCGACCTCGCGCAAAATATGGTCTCGCTACCGCGGCATCCCAAGTACAACACGGTCGACAAGGGAAGCTCGGCCCTCGGGCGCGCTCGACTGTGGGACGCGCTGACCAAGTTTGAGTTGTGGGACGAATTGCTCGCCCTCACCGAAACGCCATACCTCGACGCGACCGATAAGGAAGCCGAACAGCAAAAGCGGCAGCGGATGATCATCACCGCGCTGTATCGAACCGGCCAGATCGCTCACGCCGATGCGTTGCATGTCGCCATTCAGCAGCAGCTCGATGATTTGCTCGAAGACCAAACTAAGGCCGCCGCTGATGCCGAAACGAAGGCGAAGGACGAGAAGAAGTCGGAGGCCGATATCAAGAAGGTCGTCGAAGGTGCCAAGAAAGGCCTCGACAACAAGATCAATCCGCTGAAGAAGATGGTCGAAGAGTTTCAGGGGCATCAAGCGGTTGCGGCGGGGGATTTCAAAGCGGGGCTCGAACTGCTGAAGAAGGCCGGCAATCAAGACGCTGCTTACATCGCCTGGCTGCAACTCAAGGCGGGCAACGCCGACGAAGCCATCAAGGCCGCTGTGGCCAACGTCAGTAGCCACAAGAATGAAGTGTTGCCGCTGATGCAGCTTTGCGAAATTCAGCAAGCGGCTGACAAGATCGAAGACGCCAAGAAGACGTTCGCCGAGCTGCGCGGAATTTCAGGTCAGATCGATGCCAGCGCGCCGGTCTTTCAGCGTTTTGCTGCGACGGCTAAGGCCCTCGGTCAGGAGGGGGATTGGCGAATCGTGAAAGCGCCAAAGGCCGACACCGGCAATCGGCCTTCGCTCGATTCGCTCGGCCCATTTCGCTGGTCTCCTTCGCCGGCGCTCGACTGGCACTTGAAAGACGCAAACGGCAAAGAGCACGCGCTCGCCGATTATCGAGGCAAGCCGGTGGTCGTACTGTTCTTTCTCGGCTCGGGCTGCCTGCACTGCGCCGAGCAGATCAAGGAGTTCGGCAAGCTGAATTCGCAGTTCGCGGCGGCGGGCATTAATATTGTCGGCATCAGCAGCGACGACGAAGCCGGGCTAAAGACCTCGATCGACAACTACGGCAATGAGCCGCTGCCGTTTCAGCTCCTCACCGATGCCAAGTTCGACGCGTTTCATGCGTATCGTTGCTTCGACGATTTCGAAAACCTGCCGCTTCACGGCGCGTTCCTGATCGATGGCCAAGGCCTCGTTCGCTGGCAAGACATCAGCTACGAACCGTTCAAGGACGCGAAATTCCTGCTCGGCGAAAGTCAGCGGTTGTTGAAGCAAGCGATTCCGACCGTGGAAGCCAAACCTGTCACGCCGCCTATGGCACGTTTGCAACGGGAGGGCGAGGCTCCCGCCGAGCCGCTAATGGTGGAATCGCCAGCCCAGGCGGCAGTTGCCTTCAACCACGGCTCCGCGGGAGCGTCGCCCTCCCTCTGTGATACGAAACCCTATCAATCCGTTGGCTTTGTTGAATTCCCAAAGGACATTGAAATCGGCGCCGTCTCTGCCGTCGCCATCGGCAAGGATGATGAGATCTATGTACTGCAGCGCGGCGAAGTGCCGCTGCTGGCTTTCGACAAAGAGGGAAAATTTCTGCGCGGCTGGGGTCAAGGACTGTTCAAGTTGCCGCATGGCCTGCGAGTCGATCGCGAGGGGAACATCTGGACGACCGACAACGCTAACCACGTGCTGCGGCAGTTCACTCGCGAGGGGAAACTCGTTGGTACACTTGGTCAGGAAGGAAAAGGAGTCGGTGGCGAAACTGGTTTCAAAGCCCCCGATGATCTCGTGTTCGATTCGGCTGGCAACTTTTATGTCGCCGATGCCGGCAACTCGCGAATCGTGAAGCTCTCGCCCGAAGGAAAGTTCCTCTCGGCGTGGGGCAAGAAGGGGAAAGGCGAAGGCGAATTTGCCACCGCGCACGGCCTGGCCATCGATAGCAAGGATCGCATCTATGTCGCCGATCGCGGCAACAAGCGGGTGCAGATCTTCGATGCGGCGGGCAAGTACGTCGACAGCTGGACCTTCGGCGGCAACGCGTTCGGCCTGATCGTAATCGGCCAGGAGTTGCTCGCCAGCGAAGGCGATCAGCATCAGATCTACCACCTCGACACGACCGGCAAGACAGTCGCGACTTGGGGCAATCCCAAGGAACTGCTGCTGCCCCATCTCATGGCGCAAGATAGTCGCGGCCGTCTTTACGTCAGCGAAGTGAACGGCAAACGCGTGCAGATCTTCGAGCGGAAGTAG
- a CDS encoding ribbon-helix-helix domain-containing protein, with translation MTNVTLQLSDDLQQFVASETQAGQFAGPAAYIQALIERAKLGKAKLADLLIEGLDSGEPIPLNTAEWQRIRAEVEQRRG, from the coding sequence ATGACGAATGTCACTTTGCAGCTCTCCGATGACTTGCAGCAGTTCGTAGCGAGCGAAACTCAAGCAGGACAGTTCGCTGGTCCGGCTGCTTACATTCAGGCGCTGATCGAGCGCGCTAAGCTCGGCAAGGCGAAGTTGGCAGACTTGCTGATCGAAGGCCTGGACAGCGGCGAGCCAATTCCCCTCAACACGGCTGAATGGCAACGGATCCGCGCTGAAGTCGAGCAGCGACGTGGCTAA
- a CDS encoding type II toxin-antitoxin system RelE/ParE family toxin: MAKSVSIRPGARIDIVDQALYLDQRSAAAALRFLDECDATIQMLQNSPGIGGLYLTSVQRLAGIRVFPIRGFPNHLIFYFDHSTNIEIVRVLHGARDLDAALVDF, encoded by the coding sequence GTGGCTAAATCTGTTTCGATTCGACCCGGTGCACGAATCGACATCGTGGACCAAGCCCTTTACCTTGACCAGCGAAGCGCAGCCGCAGCTCTGCGATTTTTGGACGAGTGCGACGCAACCATTCAAATGTTGCAAAATTCGCCCGGCATCGGTGGTCTATATCTCACGAGCGTACAGCGACTGGCTGGCATTCGCGTCTTTCCGATACGCGGGTTTCCCAATCATTTGATTTTCTATTTCGATCATTCCACCAACATCGAAATCGTGCGCGTGTTGCACGGCGCCCGAGACTTGGACGCAGCGCTAGTTGACTTTTAG
- a CDS encoding GNAT family N-acetyltransferase, giving the protein MIVYQLEPQLTPAEFIDVLRRSTLAERRPVDDAECMEAMLKNAQVILTARDENSLLVGVSRAITDFAYCTYLSDLAVDERFQKRGIGKELIRRTHEAAGLNTTLILLSAPKARSYYPHIGMQPHDSCWLIARQT; this is encoded by the coding sequence GTGATCGTCTACCAACTCGAACCCCAACTCACGCCCGCCGAGTTTATCGACGTACTCCGGCGTTCCACGCTCGCGGAGCGACGGCCCGTCGATGACGCAGAGTGCATGGAGGCGATGCTGAAGAACGCGCAAGTAATTCTCACGGCCCGTGATGAAAACAGTTTGCTCGTCGGCGTTTCGCGGGCGATTACTGACTTTGCTTACTGCACTTACCTTTCCGACCTTGCCGTGGATGAGCGGTTTCAAAAGCGAGGGATCGGCAAAGAGCTGATTCGCCGCACTCACGAAGCGGCTGGATTGAACACGACGCTGATCCTGCTCTCAGCGCCGAAGGCTCGCAGTTACTATCCGCACATCGGTATGCAGCCGCATGATTCGTGCTGGCTGATTGCGCGGCAAACGTAA
- a CDS encoding valine--tRNA ligase, translating into MSTFSPESISSRFDFAETQSRLFAQWEASGAFHAEPPKSGEADPSKGPFCIVIPPPNVTGALHLGHALNNTLQDSQIRMHRMQGYNTLWMPGTDHAGIATQAVVERRIREEEGKSRHDLGREELVRRIWEWKDKSEQRIISQLKGMGCSCDWERLRFTLDEQCATAVRQTFFNLFSQGKVYRGKKLVNWDTFLQTAVSDDEVEQVTVKGKFWHFRYAVIAPQKGEPEFVTIATTRPETMLGDTAVAVHPNPARALDKAEAELRERLAKASGKDQEPIQAQLDNIAARRTELLPQLIILRDMAKAGRKLMLPLLNREIPLVADDWAKPELGTGCVKITPAHDPNDYMVGQRQKLPLINILNPDGTLNAEAGPYQGLTIQKARTKVVADLETLGLLGDVEDREIELPHSDRSKTPIEPYLADQWFVKMSDDDGGKAGLAQMAMDAVTSSKVKIYPERYAKSYLDWLGEKRDWPVSRQLWWGHRIPIWSRAKWDGEDYSEAAVRAYFQKFVIGPACGDDAEKTKAAMQGFACSYSGEQLHICLADAALVEKIRETITKMGYVEDPDVLDTWFSSALWPHSTLGWPQQTRELEYYYPTSTLITSRDIITLWVARMVLTGLSNLGEIPFHEVFIHPKILDGYGETMSKSKGNGVDPLDVIEKFGADSLRFGLAALTTETQDVRMPVQFECPHCQALVDQTTKNRILPRVACTKCGKEFSTQWANKDEDKAVPRAPVVSERFEVARNFMNKLWNAARFSLINLSEYSAAPVDVSKLATEDRWLISRLATVTEQVTTAFKTYHYADATKALYDFAWDDFCSFYVEITKARMSDPAERPVAQRVLAHTLDVLLRLLHPLMPFVTEEIWQLLGKIAPVRGLAKPEQAAPLCITAPWPTATKAHQDAATEARFATFQAALGAIREIRSRQNIAMKSPIEFSVKCSDETAALLKPMTPYFQAMANAQSVVLGPSATPPATHAKNALSGMEIYVDLKDFIDKDAEIAKAKQQIPKLEALIKGKEGKLSNAAFVDKAPANVVQTERDALNAAKEQLEALKQTLAQLEKSK; encoded by the coding sequence ATGTCCACTTTTTCCCCTGAATCGATCTCCAGCCGCTTTGATTTCGCCGAAACGCAAAGCCGTCTCTTTGCCCAGTGGGAGGCCAGCGGTGCCTTTCATGCCGAGCCGCCGAAGTCGGGCGAGGCCGATCCTTCGAAAGGGCCGTTTTGCATTGTCATTCCGCCGCCGAACGTCACCGGCGCGCTGCACCTGGGGCATGCGCTGAACAACACGTTGCAAGATTCGCAGATCCGCATGCATCGGATGCAGGGTTACAACACCCTCTGGATGCCCGGCACCGATCACGCGGGCATCGCCACGCAGGCCGTGGTCGAGCGCCGCATTCGCGAGGAGGAAGGAAAGAGCCGCCACGATCTGGGCCGCGAAGAACTGGTGCGGCGCATTTGGGAATGGAAAGACAAGTCGGAGCAGCGAATCATCAGCCAATTAAAAGGGATGGGCTGCAGCTGCGATTGGGAGCGGCTGCGTTTCACGCTCGACGAGCAGTGTGCCACGGCAGTTCGCCAGACGTTCTTCAATCTCTTCAGCCAGGGCAAAGTCTATCGCGGCAAGAAGCTCGTCAATTGGGACACCTTCCTGCAAACGGCGGTCAGCGACGACGAAGTCGAACAAGTGACCGTCAAAGGCAAGTTCTGGCACTTCCGCTATGCCGTCATCGCGCCGCAAAAAGGCGAGCCTGAGTTCGTCACGATTGCGACCACGCGGCCCGAGACTATGCTGGGCGACACCGCGGTCGCCGTTCATCCCAACCCGGCCCGCGCGCTCGACAAAGCAGAAGCCGAATTGCGCGAACGTCTGGCCAAAGCCAGCGGCAAAGACCAAGAGCCGATTCAAGCGCAGCTCGATAACATCGCCGCGCGACGGACGGAGTTGTTGCCGCAGTTGATCATCTTGCGCGATATGGCCAAGGCCGGTCGCAAGTTGATGTTGCCGCTGCTGAATCGCGAAATCCCACTCGTGGCCGACGACTGGGCCAAGCCCGAGCTCGGCACCGGCTGCGTGAAGATTACGCCCGCGCATGACCCGAACGACTATATGGTCGGTCAGCGTCAAAAGCTGCCGCTGATCAACATTCTTAATCCCGATGGCACGCTGAACGCCGAAGCCGGGCCTTATCAAGGCCTCACGATCCAGAAGGCGCGCACGAAGGTTGTTGCCGATCTGGAAACGCTCGGCCTGCTCGGTGATGTGGAAGATCGCGAGATCGAACTGCCGCATAGCGACCGCAGCAAGACGCCGATCGAGCCGTATCTCGCCGATCAATGGTTCGTGAAAATGAGCGACGACGACGGCGGCAAGGCCGGTCTCGCGCAAATGGCCATGGATGCCGTCACCTCGAGCAAGGTGAAGATCTATCCCGAGCGTTACGCCAAGAGCTATCTCGATTGGCTGGGCGAAAAGCGCGATTGGCCCGTCAGCCGACAATTGTGGTGGGGACATCGCATTCCGATTTGGAGCCGTGCGAAATGGGACGGCGAAGACTATTCGGAAGCTGCCGTTCGGGCTTACTTTCAGAAGTTCGTCATCGGCCCCGCCTGCGGTGACGATGCGGAAAAGACCAAAGCCGCGATGCAAGGTTTCGCCTGCAGCTACTCTGGCGAGCAATTGCACATCTGCCTGGCCGATGCCGCGCTCGTCGAAAAGATTCGCGAGACCATCACGAAGATGGGTTACGTCGAAGATCCCGACGTGCTCGACACTTGGTTCTCCTCCGCCCTTTGGCCGCACAGCACGCTCGGTTGGCCGCAGCAAACGCGCGAGCTCGAGTATTACTATCCCACCAGCACGCTGATCACCAGTCGCGACATCATCACGCTGTGGGTCGCGCGGATGGTGCTCACTGGCTTGTCGAATCTCGGCGAGATCCCGTTCCATGAGGTCTTCATCCATCCGAAGATTCTCGATGGCTACGGCGAGACGATGAGCAAGAGCAAAGGCAACGGCGTCGACCCGCTCGACGTCATCGAAAAGTTCGGCGCCGATTCGCTCCGCTTCGGTCTCGCGGCGCTCACGACCGAAACGCAAGACGTCCGCATGCCGGTGCAGTTCGAATGCCCGCACTGCCAAGCCTTGGTCGATCAAACGACGAAGAACCGCATCCTGCCGCGCGTGGCTTGCACCAAGTGTGGGAAGGAATTCTCGACGCAATGGGCGAACAAGGATGAGGACAAGGCCGTGCCGCGCGCTCCGGTCGTGAGCGAGCGGTTTGAAGTGGCCCGCAACTTCATGAACAAGCTGTGGAACGCGGCCCGCTTCTCGCTGATCAATCTCAGCGAGTACTCTGCAGCCCCGGTCGACGTGAGCAAACTCGCCACCGAAGATCGCTGGCTGATTTCGCGCCTCGCCACGGTCACCGAGCAAGTCACAACTGCGTTCAAGACGTATCACTACGCCGACGCGACGAAGGCGCTGTACGACTTTGCCTGGGATGACTTCTGCAGCTTCTACGTCGAAATCACGAAGGCCCGCATGAGCGATCCGGCCGAACGGCCCGTCGCGCAGCGAGTCCTTGCGCACACGCTCGACGTGCTCCTGCGGTTGCTGCATCCCCTCATGCCGTTTGTCACCGAAGAGATCTGGCAGCTGCTCGGCAAGATCGCGCCCGTGCGCGGCCTGGCCAAGCCGGAACAAGCTGCGCCGCTGTGCATTACCGCGCCTTGGCCGACGGCGACGAAGGCACATCAAGATGCCGCGACCGAAGCTCGCTTCGCCACGTTCCAAGCGGCGCTCGGCGCCATTCGCGAAATCCGCAGTCGGCAGAACATCGCGATGAAGAGCCCGATCGAGTTCAGCGTGAAGTGCAGCGACGAAACAGCGGCTCTGCTCAAGCCGATGACGCCTTACTTCCAAGCCATGGCCAATGCGCAATCGGTCGTGCTCGGCCCTTCGGCCACTCCGCCGGCAACGCACGCCAAGAACGCGCTGAGCGGCATGGAGATTTACGTCGACCTCAAGGACTTCATCGACAAGGACGCCGAAATCGCGAAAGCGAAGCAGCAGATTCCCAAGCTCGAAGCCTTGATCAAAGGCAAAGAAGGCAAGCTCAGCAACGCCGCCTTCGTCGACAAAGCGCCAGCCAACGTCGTGCAAACCGAACGCGACGCGCTGAACGCAGCGAAGGAACAGCTTGAGGCGCTGAAGCAGACTTTGGCGCAATTGGAGAAGTCGAAGTAG